In Peptococcaceae bacterium, a single window of DNA contains:
- the fabD gene encoding ACP S-malonyltransferase, producing the protein MDKKIMAFVFPGQGSQYVGMGKEICEEYPAAKNVFDEAEERLGFSISELCFNGPEDELKLTVNTQPAILTTSVALLRVVEQEGIRPCFVAGHSLGEYSALVAAGALSFGDAVWLVRKRGAFMQEAVGPGKGTMAAIMGLEEKEVQKICREASLSGVVEPANFNSPGQIVIAGETHAVNKAVELAKSAGAKRAVMLPVSGPFHSSLLKPASSRLSEELAKVEIKQASIPVVANYTARLEKDPKEIRRNLVEQVNNAVLWQQSVETLLELGVNAFIEIGPGKVLSGLIKKVAKNAEMYNIEDVASLRETLTTLKGGQDIGRLQEIV; encoded by the coding sequence ATGGATAAAAAAATTATGGCGTTTGTTTTTCCCGGGCAGGGTTCCCAGTATGTCGGAATGGGAAAAGAAATATGCGAAGAGTATCCTGCCGCCAAAAACGTTTTTGACGAGGCTGAGGAAAGACTTGGTTTCTCGATAAGCGAGCTCTGTTTTAACGGGCCGGAAGACGAGCTTAAGCTGACCGTAAACACGCAGCCCGCCATTTTGACCACCAGCGTCGCTCTGCTGAGGGTGGTGGAACAAGAGGGGATCAGACCGTGTTTTGTGGCCGGTCACAGTCTCGGCGAGTATTCGGCGCTGGTTGCCGCGGGAGCGCTTTCCTTCGGTGATGCCGTATGGCTGGTAAGAAAAAGGGGGGCCTTCATGCAGGAAGCAGTAGGGCCGGGAAAAGGGACAATGGCGGCCATCATGGGACTGGAAGAGAAGGAAGTCCAAAAGATATGCCGTGAGGCCTCGCTTAGCGGGGTGGTGGAACCAGCGAACTTCAACTCGCCCGGGCAGATTGTCATCGCCGGCGAGACGCATGCGGTGAATAAGGCGGTGGAACTGGCCAAGTCCGCAGGCGCAAAGAGGGCCGTCATGCTTCCGGTCAGCGGCCCGTTTCATTCAAGCCTTTTGAAGCCGGCCTCCTCCAGGTTGAGCGAGGAGCTGGCAAAAGTGGAAATCAAACAAGCCAGCATTCCCGTGGTGGCCAATTATACGGCCCGGCTGGAAAAAGACCCTAAAGAAATCAGGCGCAACTTGGTGGAACAGGTGAACAACGCCGTATTGTGGCAGCAATCTGTGGAAACACTTCTTGAGCTGGGCGTGAACGCCTTCATTGAAATAGGTCCGGGAAAAGTTTTAAGCGGTTTGATTAAAAAGGTTGCTAAAAACGCAGAAATGTATAATATTGAAGATGTAGCCAGTTTAAGGGAAACGCTGACCACGCTTAAAGGAGGTCAGGACATTGGCAGATTGCAGGAAATCGTTTGA
- the fabG gene encoding 3-oxoacyl-[acyl-carrier-protein] reductase, with product MADCRKSFEDKVVLVTGASRGIGRAVALAFAKEGAVVIINYQSSDEAAAQTLEQVKALGGKGETVKADVALAGQVEQMIRDVVGKYGRLDVLVNNAGITRDGLLVRMKDEEWDRVISTNLTGSFNCLRAAAKPMMKQRSGRIINISSVVGLTGNTGQANYAAAKAGLLGLTKSAARELASRGITVNAVAPGYITTDMTEQISKDAREQLAARIPAGRLGNPDDVAQLVLFLAGPGATYITGQVVAVDGGMTM from the coding sequence TTGGCAGATTGCAGGAAATCGTTTGAGGACAAGGTGGTGCTTGTCACCGGGGCTTCCCGGGGTATTGGAAGGGCGGTCGCCCTTGCTTTTGCTAAAGAAGGCGCCGTGGTGATTATTAACTACCAGAGCAGCGACGAGGCTGCCGCTCAAACCCTGGAGCAGGTCAAAGCGCTTGGCGGCAAGGGCGAAACGGTTAAGGCGGACGTAGCGCTGGCAGGACAGGTCGAACAGATGATCAGGGATGTGGTCGGCAAATACGGGCGTCTGGATGTTCTGGTCAACAATGCCGGTATAACCCGTGACGGCCTGCTCGTAAGAATGAAAGACGAAGAATGGGATCGGGTCATCTCGACAAATCTTACCGGATCCTTTAATTGTCTGAGAGCAGCCGCGAAGCCGATGATGAAGCAGCGCTCCGGCAGGATCATCAATATCAGCTCCGTCGTGGGCCTGACAGGAAATACCGGGCAGGCAAACTATGCGGCGGCAAAGGCGGGCCTTTTGGGGTTGACAAAGAGCGCGGCCAGGGAACTGGCCTCGCGGGGAATAACGGTGAATGCCGTGGCCCCTGGTTATATTACCACCGACATGACGGAACAGATTTCCAAAGATGCCAGGGAACAGCTGGCTGCGCGCATACCAGCCGGCCGCCTGGGTAATCCTGATGATGTGGCCCAGCTCGTGCTTTTTCTGGCAGGCCCAGGCGCGACATACATAACTGGCCAGGTCGTGGCCGTTGACGGCGGCATGACCATGTAA
- the acpP gene encoding acyl carrier protein, with amino-acid sequence MNIFEKVKSIVAEQLGVEAADITLETTFDDLNADSLDVVELIMALEEEFDIEIPDEDAEKIKTVGDAVDYIKERQ; translated from the coding sequence ATGAACATATTTGAGAAGGTTAAATCAATAGTGGCTGAACAGCTGGGTGTTGAAGCGGCTGATATAACGCTGGAAACCACCTTTGATGACCTGAATGCTGATTCCCTGGACGTTGTCGAATTAATTATGGCCCTGGAAGAGGAGTTTGATATCGAAATCCCTGATGAGGATGCAGAGAAGATTAAAACTGTCGGTGACGCGGTGGATTACATCAAAGAAAGACAGTAG